A window of Ptychodera flava strain L36383 chromosome 1, AS_Pfla_20210202, whole genome shotgun sequence contains these coding sequences:
- the LOC139133280 gene encoding uncharacterized protein: MTTMMYILCVLTIWFKICPGGLCDKTTANPENLRAKSILILNDEWEKVDKGTSSLNRQIELEAKEAGFEVYRTVLGRNRCCIDISDANEHNIKVADNICHENINLDCLQSYNECDLSEIEKLKHLDVIVGHVPVTSGSAISLKEKKFKKSRIFLFISDNHEDLEEYQPEYYEEWERNTIKAAKKATAVFSVGPKVFSVLDRKFKALSKKIIHREYIPFPDNDTFKIQVKLPGEGNPMQVLTYTHMIGVDNMKDNYMLIAKAFSRVAKTYHDMHRPLPTFIIKGVPTQHRDEIRRKLFERLSAQDKYLKIKLAQYGTYEKNLQDIKESNLVVVPSRSEPFGIAGLEAMAVGIPVLVTSRSGLADFIEKEFKNEARQMIVKVGVNDLDVEGDIDKWRDRIIDVLSYNYTMRFEVAQDLKEKLQQSPTIERIEKSRKTFKNALNGIF; encoded by the exons ATGACGACGATGATGTACATATTGTGCGTGCTCACCATTTGGTTTAAAATATGCCCAGGTGGACTGTGCGACAAAACCACAGCTAATCCCGAGAATTTACGAGCCAA GAGCATATTGATCCTCAACGACGAATGGGAAAAGGTTGACAAAGGTACGTCAAGCCTGAATCGTCAGATAGAATTGGAAGCAAAAGAAGCTGGGTTTGAGGTTTACAGGACAGTTCTTGGTAGAAATCGCTGTTGCATTGATATTTCTGACGCAAACGAGCATAATATTAAAGTAGCGGACAACATTTGCCACGAGAACATAAACCTTGACTGTCTTCAATCCTACAATGAGTGTGATTTGTCCGaaatagaaaaattaaaacacctGGACGTAATTGTTGGCCATGTACCCGTGACTTCAGGATCCGCAATTTCTTTAAAAGAGAAGAAATTTAAGAAAAGTCGTATTTTCCTTTTCATCAGTGATAATCATGAGGATCTGGAGGAATATCAACCGGAATACTATGAGGAATGGGAACGTAACACGATAAAAGCAGCGAAAAAAGCCACCGCAGTGTTTTCCGTGGGGCCAAAAGTATTCTCTGTCTTAGATAGAAAATTTAAAGCGTTGTCCAAAAAGATCATACATCGTGAATATATTCCGTTTCCCGATAATGATACGTTTAAGATCCAAGTAAAACTGCCAGGCGAAGGCAATCCCATGCAAGTTCTTACTTACACACACATGATAGGCGTAGACAATATGAAAGACAATTACATGTTAATTGCCAAAGCATTCAGCCGTGTTGCGAAGACATATCACGATATGCATCGGCCTCTACCAACTTTTATAATAAAAGGTGTCCCAACCCAACATCGTGATGAAATTAGAAGGAAATTATTTGAAAGGTTGTCAGCCCaagataaatatttgaaaatcaagctAGCACAATACGGCACATATGAGAAGAATTTACAAGATATTAAGGAGAGCAACCTGGTTGTTGTGCCTTCTCGAAGCGAGCCTTTCGGTATAGCTGGTCTTGAAGCGATGGCAGTAGGTATACCAGTTCTTGTAACAAGTCGCTCTGGATTGGCTGATTTCATCgaaaaagaatttaaaaatgaagCTAGGCAAATGATCGTCAAGGTTGGGGTTAATGATCTTGACGTTGAAGGCGACATAGATAAATGGCGTGATCGTATAATAGATGTTCTCAGTTACAACTACACAATGAGATTCGAAGTAGCGCAAGATTTGAAGGAAAAGCTACAACAATCACCAACGATTGAACGAATAGAGAAATCAAGAAAAACGTTTAAAAACGCATTAAATGGAATTTTTTAG